The DNA window AGGAAGAGGAAGCCGTCGAGGAACGAATGCGAGATATCCTCCACCGTCTTCGCCCTCGCCGGCGAAAGATGGCGCGTGAAGAAATTCAGCAGCCGCATCAGGACGTCCCGGCGGAGCATCAGGAAGGTGAAGATCCCGACGCACGCCAGCGTCGCGACGCTGAGCCAGATGCCGGTTTCTTCAAGCCACGGAAAGGACTGCGTGAGCGGGCCGGAGTAGACGAGGGGTATCAGCGCGACCATGATGAGGAAGGAGATGAGGTCGAAGATCCTCTCCACCAGGAGCGTTCCGAACGCGGCGCTGCGCGAGATCCCCTCGAGCTTCGAGATGGCGTACGGGCGGACGACTTCGCCGACCTTCGGAAGAATGTTGTTCACCAGATACCCGACTGACATGGCGGAAAAGAGGTTCCGGAAGCGTATCTCCCGCTTGATCGGCCGGAGGAGGTATTCCCACCTCCATGCGCGAAACAGGTGGCTCGCGATCAGCACCGGAAGCGAGGCGAGCGCCCACCAATAGTTTGCGTTCTCCAGGATCTCCCAGAGCTTTCCGAAATCCGTCCCCTTGAACGCGAAATAGAGGAAAAAGAGGGTGAGAAAGACGCTCAACCCGTATTTGAGCCCGGTCTTAAGCCTTGGCGTCATGCGGGGAGGAGGCCCTGCAGAGTGGCGGGGTCAGCGGACATCGATCACTTCGACGCCCGGAGGCGGCTTGAATTGGAACGTGCTGTCGGGGATGCCCGCGTTCAGAGTGATGCCCCCCAGGTCGTACGTCGTCTGGTTGTCTGCGACATCGAGAAGTTGTATTCGCTTCATCAGCCATTCCTTCCGGTCGACCCAGAGCTTCATCCACTTGATGTTCGATTTCTCGCTTCTGGGGACGAGCTTCAGGAGGGAGGTTTCCGCCGTTCCGACCTTTTCCTCCCCCAGCAGGGCGGCGGAGTAGTTCTCCGGAACATTCACGAGAATCCGGTCGGGGGAGAAGTTGAGGGAATCCTCCTTGTACGAGTCGACGAGCACCTGGTTGTTGATCTGTGAATAGTTCCATGCCGAGACGCCGTCCGTCACGATCGTCTGATCCTCGAGCTCGATCCGGTACTTGTTGCCTTTCTTCATCCAGAGCGTGCCGGAAAAGTCCTGTTTCGACTGCGTCACCCCGAAGACGACGCGCCGGGTGAAGGTGAGTTTCGCGTCGTGAATCGAATCGTACTTGTCCCGCATCTTCTCCAGGACGTCGCCGGCGTCGCCCGAATCGAGCGGCCGGAAGGCGACGGCGCC is part of the Bacteroidota bacterium genome and encodes:
- a CDS encoding lysylphosphatidylglycerol synthase transmembrane domain-containing protein, which encodes MTPRLKTGLKYGLSVFLTLFFLYFAFKGTDFGKLWEILENANYWWALASLPVLIASHLFRAWRWEYLLRPIKREIRFRNLFSAMSVGYLVNNILPKVGEVVRPYAISKLEGISRSAAFGTLLVERIFDLISFLIMVALIPLVYSGPLTQSFPWLEETGIWLSVATLACVGIFTFLMLRRDVLMRLLNFFTRHLSPARAKTVEDISHSFLDGFLFLKQPRHYFPIAILSVAVWALYILMMYLPFYAFGLTEKFGLDLRSAVVVQAISSIGYMAPTPGSTGPYHYFTVQCLTKLYNVDAELALSYATVTHAIGYIAMTILGIYYFWVDKLHLADVTNAKRAGDRLPVEAGSVS
- the lolA gene encoding outer membrane lipoprotein chaperone LolA; translation: MAAPGKIRTILRGAALLLILGAVAFRPLDSGDAGDVLEKMRDKYDSIHDAKLTFTRRVVFGVTQSKQDFSGTLWMKKGNKYRIELEDQTIVTDGVSAWNYSQINNQVLVDSYKEDSLNFSPDRILVNVPENYSAALLGEEKVGTAETSLLKLVPRSEKSNIKWMKLWVDRKEWLMKRIQLLDVADNQTTYDLGGITLNAGIPDSTFQFKPPPGVEVIDVR